From Brevibacillus marinus, a single genomic window includes:
- a CDS encoding LegC family aminotransferase, whose protein sequence is MTKRFSVQQVVDALRVVLPAKAEQVPLHEPVFAGNEWLYVKECLDTGWVSSVGRYVDRFEQMLREYTGVKHAVAVVNGTAALHICLKLVDVQPGDEVLVPALTFVATANAVHYCGAVPHFVDSSLETLGLDPGKLEAYLREIVDVRPDGCWNKETGRRIKAVVPMHTFGHPVDLDALVDVCQRYRLELVEDAAESLGSYYKGRHTGNWGRVSALSFNGNKIVTTGGGGAILTNDESLGKLAKHLTTTAKVPHAWAFWHDQVGYNYRLPNINAALGCAQLENLPTFVERKRSLLHAYQAAFAGVEGVQIFREPSFAKSNYWLHTLLLDEEYADFRDELLEAANSAGIQARPAWTLMHRLPMYAQCPRMDLSVAEQLERRIVNIPSSANLEANHGEA, encoded by the coding sequence ATGACGAAACGATTTAGCGTGCAACAAGTGGTCGACGCGCTGCGAGTTGTCCTGCCGGCAAAGGCAGAGCAAGTCCCTCTCCATGAACCGGTGTTTGCGGGGAACGAATGGCTGTATGTCAAGGAATGCCTGGATACCGGCTGGGTATCCTCCGTCGGCAGGTATGTGGATCGCTTTGAGCAGATGCTGCGGGAGTATACAGGGGTAAAGCATGCCGTTGCCGTAGTAAATGGGACGGCAGCTTTGCATATTTGCTTGAAACTGGTGGATGTCCAACCGGGGGATGAGGTGCTCGTCCCGGCGCTGACCTTTGTCGCGACGGCAAATGCGGTTCACTACTGCGGGGCCGTACCTCATTTTGTTGACAGCAGTCTGGAGACACTGGGACTTGATCCGGGCAAACTGGAAGCGTACTTGCGCGAGATCGTCGACGTACGTCCTGATGGCTGTTGGAACAAAGAGACCGGCAGGCGGATCAAGGCGGTTGTGCCGATGCATACGTTTGGTCACCCGGTGGACTTGGACGCACTGGTGGATGTTTGCCAGCGCTACCGCCTGGAACTGGTGGAAGACGCGGCAGAGTCGCTTGGTTCTTATTACAAGGGGAGGCACACGGGCAACTGGGGAAGGGTATCGGCGCTCAGCTTTAACGGCAATAAGATCGTCACCACCGGCGGCGGCGGCGCAATTTTGACCAACGACGAGTCGCTCGGCAAGTTGGCCAAGCATCTGACCACGACGGCGAAAGTGCCGCATGCGTGGGCCTTTTGGCATGACCAGGTTGGCTACAATTATCGCTTACCCAACATCAATGCCGCCTTGGGCTGCGCGCAGCTGGAGAACCTTCCTACGTTCGTTGAGCGAAAGCGCTCCCTGCTTCACGCTTATCAGGCTGCTTTTGCCGGTGTGGAGGGCGTGCAGATTTTCAGGGAGCCATCTTTTGCGAAAAGTAACTATTGGCTGCACACGCTGCTGCTGGATGAGGAATACGCAGATTTTCGGGATGAGCTGTTGGAGGCGGCCAACAGTGCGGGGATTCAGGCTCGTCCGGCATGGACGCTGATGCATCGGCTGCCGATGTACGCGCAATGCCCGCGTATGGATTTGTCAGTGGCGGAGCAGTTGGAGCGGAGGATTGTGAATATACCAAGCAGTGCCAATTTGGAGGCAAATCATGGCGAAGCGTAA
- a CDS encoding DUF6470 family protein, giving the protein MPMARLVIDQTFARLGLRIHKPVQRLEQPQAELNLRQEPAVMEIRQPGPVLSIDSTRAKAGIGLKRPLSFSDDQAAYGKQQLLEAIARISQEGDRLAAIENKANVIADLAFEQGFREPSYFPAAPSVDEGVDVSFETHRPTIRVERRGMRMDPVTKPPVREYIRGRVEGYMLQWPRVTIDVVGLHVDRRL; this is encoded by the coding sequence ATGCCCATGGCTCGCCTCGTAATCGACCAGACGTTTGCCCGGCTTGGCCTGCGCATCCACAAACCGGTTCAGCGGCTTGAGCAGCCGCAGGCCGAGCTGAACCTGCGGCAGGAACCGGCGGTCATGGAGATCCGCCAGCCCGGCCCCGTGCTGTCGATCGACTCGACGCGGGCCAAAGCGGGCATTGGCTTAAAGCGGCCGCTCTCATTCAGCGACGATCAGGCGGCATACGGCAAGCAGCAGCTGCTGGAGGCGATCGCCCGTATCAGCCAGGAGGGCGATCGCCTCGCCGCGATTGAGAATAAAGCAAACGTGATCGCCGATCTCGCCTTTGAACAAGGCTTTCGCGAACCCAGCTACTTCCCGGCCGCTCCCTCCGTCGACGAAGGGGTAGACGTCTCGTTTGAAACGCATCGGCCGACGATTCGTGTGGAGCGCAGGGGCATGAGGATGGACCCGGTGACCAAGCCGCCTGTGCGGGAGTACATCCGCGGCAGGGTGGAAGGGTACATGCTGCAGTGGCCGCGTGTTACAATAGACGTCGTAGGGCTTCACGTGGACAGGAGATTGTAA
- a CDS encoding NAD-dependent 4,6-dehydratase LegB, which yields MNLSGKKILVTGADGFIGSHLTEELIRRGYDVRAFVYYNSFNSWGWLDHAPPEIRSGLEVFAGDIRDPHGVKKAMQGCDVVLHLAALIAIPYSYHSPDTYVDTNVKGTLNVLQAARELGVAKVVHTSTSEVYGTAQFVPITEEHPLQGQSPYSASKIGADQMAIAFYRSFDLPVSIIRPFNTYGPRQSARAVIPTIITQIASGQRMIKLGTLHPTRDFNYVKDTVEGFIKVAEADQAIGEVINIGSNYEVSIGETARLIAELMEAEITIVTEDKRVRPAKSEVERLWADNSKAKRLLNWTPQYGGLDGLKRGLAETIAWFSDPKNLQHYKAGMYNI from the coding sequence ATGAACCTCAGCGGCAAGAAGATTCTCGTGACGGGAGCAGACGGATTTATCGGCTCTCATCTGACCGAAGAACTGATCCGCCGCGGTTATGACGTCCGCGCGTTTGTATACTACAATTCGTTTAATTCTTGGGGCTGGCTGGATCATGCGCCGCCGGAGATCCGGTCGGGACTGGAGGTTTTTGCCGGCGATATCCGCGACCCTCACGGTGTAAAAAAAGCGATGCAGGGCTGCGATGTCGTTCTGCATCTGGCGGCCTTGATCGCGATCCCCTACTCCTATCATTCGCCCGACACCTACGTGGATACCAACGTGAAGGGAACGCTGAACGTTCTCCAGGCGGCGCGCGAGTTGGGAGTGGCGAAAGTTGTCCACACTTCCACCAGCGAAGTGTATGGCACCGCCCAGTTTGTGCCGATTACCGAAGAGCACCCCCTGCAGGGGCAATCGCCCTACTCGGCGAGCAAAATCGGAGCGGACCAGATGGCCATCGCGTTTTACCGCTCGTTTGACCTGCCGGTGTCGATCATCCGGCCGTTTAACACCTACGGCCCCCGGCAGTCGGCGCGAGCGGTGATTCCCACGATTATTACCCAAATTGCCAGTGGGCAGCGAATGATCAAGTTGGGGACCTTGCATCCGACCCGGGATTTCAACTACGTGAAGGATACGGTGGAAGGCTTCATCAAGGTGGCTGAAGCGGACCAAGCGATCGGTGAAGTCATCAACATCGGCAGCAATTACGAGGTTTCCATCGGCGAGACGGCTCGGCTGATCGCGGAGCTGATGGAAGCCGAGATCACAATCGTCACGGAAGACAAAAGAGTCCGCCCGGCGAAAAGTGAAGTGGAGCGCTTATGGGCGGACAACAGCAAAGCGAAGCGCCTGCTCAACTGGACACCGCAGTACGGCGGGCTGGACGGGTTGAAAAGAGGCCTTGCCGAGACGATTGCCTGGTTTAGCGATCCGAAGAACCTACAACACTACAAAGCGGGAATGTATAACATATGA
- a CDS encoding flagellar protein FlgN, translating to MTEIAPLYDVLDQLLQQHQALCTLARQKKEVLIKNEIETLMEITKQESKLLKAVEQTEASRVELVKQLCAARGLSLESVTLQDLIKSTTSLEEKNRLAHYRQELIRIVSELRQANELNQQLLEQSLSFIQHNLDLLTAAPEDDYIYRNPAGYGGGTSANRSFINKKA from the coding sequence ATGACAGAGATCGCCCCCCTCTATGACGTGCTGGATCAACTGCTGCAGCAGCACCAAGCGCTCTGCACCCTGGCTCGGCAAAAAAAAGAGGTATTGATCAAAAATGAGATCGAGACGCTGATGGAGATCACCAAACAGGAGAGCAAGCTGCTAAAGGCGGTGGAGCAAACGGAAGCCTCGCGGGTGGAGCTCGTCAAGCAGCTTTGCGCGGCGAGGGGGTTGTCGCTGGAGAGCGTCACCCTGCAGGATCTGATCAAGAGCACGACCTCGCTGGAGGAGAAAAACCGGCTTGCGCACTATCGCCAGGAACTGATCAGGATTGTCTCCGAACTGCGCCAGGCCAATGAGTTGAATCAGCAGTTGCTGGAACAATCCCTTTCTTTTATCCAGCACAATCTGGATTTGCTCACCGCCGCGCCGGAAGACGATTACATCTACCGCAATCCGGCCGGATACGGCGGCGGAACGTCCGCCAATCGTTCGTTTATCAACAAAAAAGCGTGA
- a CDS encoding flagellin, with protein MIIQHNISALNTHRNLGINNSNLAKNVEKLSSGYRINRAADDAAGLSISERMRAQIRGMEQAARNAQDGISLIQVAEGALQTVNNMLVRIKELATQSANGTYDDAADRARLQEELVELTKEINNIKDNTKFNGIALLDGSVSGIVLQIGQEAGQKLSLNTSLFTLSAVASAVGAWKIDSQSGATSVLSQIESIINLVSAARSYLGANQNRLENTINNLNITTENLTAAESRIRDVDMAKEQMQFTKNNILTQASQAMLAQANQLPQGVLQLLR; from the coding sequence ATGATTATCCAACACAACATTTCGGCGTTGAACACCCACCGCAACCTGGGCATCAACAACTCGAACCTGGCCAAAAACGTAGAGAAACTGTCGTCCGGTTACCGCATCAACCGCGCTGCTGACGACGCTGCCGGTCTCTCCATCTCCGAGCGCATGCGTGCGCAAATCCGCGGTATGGAGCAAGCTGCTCGCAACGCGCAAGACGGGATCTCCCTGATCCAAGTTGCGGAAGGTGCGCTGCAAACCGTAAACAACATGCTGGTGCGGATCAAGGAACTGGCTACCCAATCGGCGAACGGTACGTATGATGATGCGGCTGACCGCGCTCGTCTGCAAGAAGAGTTGGTTGAGCTGACAAAAGAGATCAATAACATCAAGGACAACACCAAGTTCAACGGTATCGCCTTGTTGGATGGTAGTGTCAGTGGTATCGTCCTGCAAATCGGACAAGAGGCCGGGCAAAAATTGAGCTTGAACACTTCGTTGTTTACCCTTTCTGCGGTAGCCTCTGCAGTAGGCGCTTGGAAAATTGATTCGCAAAGCGGAGCTACTTCTGTACTGAGCCAAATTGAATCGATCATCAATCTTGTGAGTGCAGCACGTTCTTACCTCGGTGCAAACCAAAACCGTCTGGAAAACACCATTAACAACCTGAACATCACGACTGAGAACCTGACCGCTGCTGAATCCCGTATCCGTGACGTGGATATGGCAAAAGAACAAATGCAGTTCACGAAGAACAACATCTTGACGCAAGCATCGCAAGCGATGTTGGCCCAAGCAAACCAACTGCCGCAAGGCGTACTGCAACTGCTCCGTTAA
- a CDS encoding TIGR03826 family flagellar region protein has protein sequence MSVGKLANCSRCDALFVQTVRDVCPKCYQEIEQEYDKCAKFLRKRENRGATIYQLSEATGVSVKQITRFIREGRLSIVDNPNLGYPCEKCGSMIRTGTFCESCTNEMKREIEQQLEVDKRLAEDKLRRSETIVYRSHKKSDE, from the coding sequence ATGTCTGTGGGGAAATTGGCCAACTGCTCTCGGTGCGACGCGTTGTTTGTCCAGACGGTACGGGATGTTTGTCCGAAATGCTACCAGGAGATTGAACAGGAATACGATAAATGTGCCAAATTTTTGCGCAAACGGGAGAACCGCGGCGCTACGATCTATCAGCTGAGTGAGGCGACCGGCGTCTCGGTGAAGCAGATCACCCGCTTTATCCGCGAAGGACGTCTTTCCATCGTGGACAATCCCAACCTCGGGTATCCCTGCGAAAAATGCGGCTCGATGATTCGTACAGGTACTTTTTGCGAATCCTGCACGAACGAAATGAAGCGGGAGATCGAACAGCAGTTGGAAGTGGACAAGCGCCTTGCGGAGGACAAGCTGCGCCGATCCGAGACGATCGTCTACCGCAGCCACAAAAAGTCGGATGAATGA
- the flgL gene encoding flagellar hook-associated protein FlgL gives MALRVTQSMLNHNMLRNLNKSMNRLSDLQEQLSSGKKVSRPSQDPVIATRGMFYRTALTKNEQFLRNAEIASTWMDMTDNVLNEAGNIFQRINELLIYSGDGAVSPEDLKAMGEEVAQLKAQLGTLANQTINGRYIFNGTDTTQPPYDMTAGEFTGTNSEEIKLEVSQGVQVAINVNSQKIFNYPDSANNIFKLLDKIIDDLSNGRPATQHQAAFTQQHDNLLAERAALGARVNRIELVLERLKDQEVNTTTLLSKNEDADEAAVITELKTQENVHRAALGAGARIIQPSLLDFLR, from the coding sequence ATGGCGCTGCGCGTCACACAATCGATGTTGAACCACAACATGCTGCGCAATCTGAATAAATCGATGAACAGATTGAGCGATTTGCAGGAGCAGCTTTCTTCAGGCAAAAAAGTATCGCGGCCTTCGCAGGATCCGGTCATCGCCACCCGCGGCATGTTTTACCGGACGGCGCTGACCAAGAACGAGCAGTTTCTGCGAAACGCCGAGATAGCCAGCACTTGGATGGATATGACCGACAATGTGTTAAACGAAGCGGGCAACATCTTCCAGCGGATCAACGAATTGCTGATCTATTCGGGAGACGGCGCTGTCTCCCCGGAAGACCTGAAAGCAATGGGCGAAGAGGTTGCCCAACTGAAGGCCCAACTGGGCACCCTGGCCAACCAGACGATCAACGGACGCTACATCTTCAACGGCACGGATACGACCCAACCTCCTTATGATATGACTGCCGGCGAGTTTACGGGCACGAACAGCGAGGAAATCAAACTGGAAGTGAGCCAGGGCGTGCAGGTTGCGATCAACGTAAACAGCCAAAAAATTTTCAACTACCCGGACAGCGCGAACAATATTTTCAAGCTGCTGGACAAGATCATTGACGATTTAAGCAATGGCCGACCGGCCACCCAGCACCAGGCGGCTTTCACCCAGCAGCATGACAACCTGCTTGCGGAGCGGGCGGCGTTGGGGGCGCGCGTCAACCGGATCGAACTGGTGCTGGAGCGGCTGAAAGACCAGGAAGTAAACACGACCACACTGCTGTCGAAAAACGAAGACGCCGATGAAGCGGCCGTGATCACCGAGCTGAAAACACAGGAAAACGTTCACCGGGCCGCGCTTGGGGCCGGAGCACGGATCATTCAGCCGTCGCTGTTGGATTTTCTCCGCTAA
- a CDS encoding motility associated factor glycosyltransferase family protein gives MALIDNITFIKSQFPLAARVLQNAGDPHEDKSVIVEQAKNGQYTVAVHVDGFTKYLHSGYNPQFEAERFISQQTWTGTGEKRHVFFYGVGLGYHIAEFIKRYPDVSVSLYEPNMTIFQHFISFVDLRDWKNNLKNIYIEQSEKHVSYYLNHFTKHSSEEISIIVLPSYERVFRDRTAYFVAKFREAVYTKAAYVRASKIFAKRIPINNIINLSKVVRSPDILTDGARYFRGKPVVLVAAGPSLDQEYDNLRYIKENKLAYIFSVGSAVNSLLSQGICPDAACTYDGSEKNATVFQKIKEHGITEIPLFFGTTVGHETLENYPGRLFHFLVSRDTISPFLLRRTDDVQLGMVGSFTTIATITLHLLSKLGCSPIILVGQNLAFTKTQTYAKGIDYINPILEDLPEQNTITVKDVEGNEIRTSRLFNNMRKEMQTLIAMLDSVEIINTTKGGAHIEGTVFIPLQDVIEERLKKNGQVVSHDWLQMEPVQYDFDYLQEQVKKMESLFVQYEQTIAKFDDLFTEMKRYIQNRNYKQLEKCFTKFDKLFNRMHRNEVSKRIIVQMNNLLFEQIMKMFEEVRFSKDVVGKAERVMEEFGTYLDSCRNDTKVIKYLLDEMKQEVLGETVAG, from the coding sequence GTGGCTCTAATTGATAATATAACGTTTATCAAATCGCAGTTTCCACTTGCAGCGCGGGTCCTGCAAAACGCAGGAGATCCTCATGAAGACAAAAGTGTGATCGTGGAACAAGCAAAGAACGGACAATATACAGTAGCTGTTCACGTTGATGGATTTACCAAATACCTGCACAGCGGGTATAATCCACAGTTTGAAGCAGAACGCTTTATCAGCCAGCAGACATGGACCGGTACTGGGGAAAAACGACATGTTTTTTTCTACGGTGTTGGCTTAGGTTACCACATAGCCGAGTTTATCAAGCGCTATCCCGATGTTTCGGTTTCTCTCTACGAACCAAACATGACAATCTTTCAGCACTTTATCTCCTTTGTTGATCTGCGGGATTGGAAAAATAATTTAAAAAACATTTATATTGAACAAAGCGAAAAACACGTCAGCTACTATTTAAATCATTTCACCAAGCATTCGTCGGAAGAGATCTCCATTATTGTTTTGCCGAGCTACGAAAGGGTTTTCCGCGATCGTACCGCCTATTTTGTCGCAAAGTTTCGTGAGGCGGTTTATACCAAAGCGGCTTATGTGCGAGCGAGTAAAATATTTGCGAAGCGTATCCCGATCAACAACATCATCAACCTTTCGAAAGTTGTAAGATCTCCCGATATACTGACGGATGGTGCCCGTTATTTTCGCGGCAAACCGGTTGTCCTGGTCGCGGCCGGGCCATCCCTTGACCAGGAGTATGACAACCTCCGCTATATCAAGGAGAACAAACTCGCTTACATCTTTTCCGTGGGTTCCGCAGTGAATTCCTTGCTCAGCCAGGGGATCTGCCCGGATGCTGCCTGTACATATGATGGTAGTGAGAAAAACGCCACCGTTTTTCAAAAGATAAAAGAACACGGTATTACGGAAATCCCCTTGTTCTTTGGTACGACTGTGGGTCACGAAACGCTCGAAAACTATCCGGGCCGTTTGTTTCATTTTTTGGTGAGCCGTGATACCATTTCGCCCTTTTTATTACGCAGAACGGACGACGTACAGCTAGGTATGGTAGGAAGTTTTACCACCATTGCGACGATAACGCTGCATCTCCTCTCTAAACTTGGGTGCAGCCCGATTATACTCGTCGGACAAAACTTGGCTTTTACCAAAACACAGACGTATGCAAAAGGGATCGACTACATCAACCCAATTCTGGAGGATCTTCCAGAGCAGAATACGATAACCGTAAAAGATGTAGAAGGAAATGAGATCCGTACCAGCCGCCTTTTCAATAATATGAGGAAAGAGATGCAAACGTTGATTGCAATGCTGGATTCAGTGGAAATCATCAATACAACAAAAGGCGGCGCGCACATTGAAGGAACCGTGTTTATCCCTTTACAGGATGTGATAGAGGAGAGGCTGAAAAAAAACGGACAGGTTGTTTCCCATGATTGGTTACAGATGGAGCCTGTACAATATGATTTTGACTACCTTCAAGAGCAAGTGAAGAAAATGGAGAGCCTGTTTGTCCAGTATGAACAAACCATCGCCAAGTTTGACGATCTCTTTACGGAGATGAAGCGATATATCCAAAATAGAAACTATAAACAACTGGAGAAGTGCTTTACGAAATTTGACAAACTCTTTAACCGCATGCATCGCAACGAAGTGAGCAAAAGAATTATTGTTCAGATGAACAACCTCCTGTTTGAACAGATTATGAAGATGTTTGAAGAAGTCCGTTTTTCCAAAGATGTGGTGGGCAAAGCGGAGCGGGTCATGGAAGAGTTTGGCACATATCTGGACAGCTGCCGTAATGATACGAAAGTGATCAAGTACCTGCTCGATGAAATGAAACAAGAAGTGCTGGGGGAAACCGTAGCAGGCTAA
- the csrA gene encoding carbon storage regulator CsrA yields the protein MLVLSRKKNESIMVGDTIEVKVIAIEGDTVRIGIEAPRDVEVHRKEVYVAIKEENKLASERKPDWSVVKHLVAPEEKAE from the coding sequence ATGCTGGTTCTTTCGCGGAAAAAGAATGAGTCGATCATGGTCGGAGACACCATCGAAGTCAAGGTGATTGCGATCGAGGGCGACACCGTGCGCATCGGGATTGAAGCGCCGCGCGACGTGGAGGTGCACCGCAAAGAGGTGTACGTCGCGATTAAAGAGGAAAACAAGCTGGCATCGGAGCGCAAGCCGGATTGGTCGGTGGTCAAGCACCTGGTGGCGCCGGAGGAGAAAGCGGAATAG
- a CDS encoding flagellar assembly protein FliW: MNNGIQAGKLFFEEGIPGFPHLQFYQLTQYEPGSPFFSLDSLEEAQVGFWLVDPFAFFPDYQFTLSDSAKASLRIDETSTPVGVLNIITIRGNDQVTVNLKAPIVLNLAKRMGKQVILGDDRYSVRQPLVAIKQQAGG; this comes from the coding sequence ATGAACAACGGGATTCAGGCAGGCAAACTCTTCTTTGAAGAGGGCATCCCCGGCTTCCCCCATTTGCAGTTTTACCAGCTGACGCAGTATGAGCCGGGCAGCCCGTTTTTTTCGCTTGACTCGCTGGAAGAAGCGCAGGTGGGGTTCTGGCTGGTCGATCCGTTCGCCTTTTTTCCGGACTATCAGTTTACCCTGTCCGACTCGGCCAAGGCCAGCCTGCGAATCGACGAGACCAGTACACCGGTCGGGGTGCTCAATATCATCACCATTCGCGGCAACGATCAGGTGACGGTCAATCTGAAAGCGCCGATTGTCTTGAACCTCGCCAAGCGGATGGGCAAACAGGTGATCCTCGGCGACGACCGCTATTCGGTACGGCAGCCGCTGGTTGCGATCAAGCAGCAGGCGGGCGGGTGA
- a CDS encoding flagellar biosynthesis anti-sigma factor FlgM: MKINEPNRTSMINAYNKSQAPLAKPAKPIRMGRDEVNISDEALELLRSYGDIDVSPTSKARLQELRQQVESGTYHVPSELIAEKFLAFWLKK, translated from the coding sequence GTGAAGATAAACGAACCGAATCGCACCAGCATGATCAACGCTTACAATAAAAGCCAGGCTCCGCTGGCCAAACCGGCCAAACCCATCCGCATGGGCCGGGATGAGGTGAACATTTCCGACGAGGCATTGGAACTGCTGCGCTCGTACGGCGATATCGATGTCAGCCCGACGAGCAAAGCGAGACTGCAGGAACTGAGACAGCAGGTGGAGTCGGGCACGTATCACGTGCCGAGCGAGTTGATCGCGGAAAAGTTTCTGGCGTTTTGGCTGAAAAAGTAG
- the flgK gene encoding flagellar hook-associated protein FlgK — MRSTFHLLEVSKRGLFAQQNALNVTGHNIANANTEGYTRQRANMQATRGIPVPGMNNDRAPGQLGTGVHVTDLQRLREDFLDVQFRNENKRYGYWEAKLDAIQKIEDIMNEPSETGLQKVMDEMWKAWQDLSQDTRDTSARAVLRERSIAVADTFASIYNHLEEVQRDLDNVLGVKVREVDSLARQIAELNNQIANVVPHGYQPNDLYDQRDVLLDKLSKIVSINVTPGDNGMVNVTIEGQALVTGRTSVAMEAVQNQTTGLLDIRLGGAEFIPTDGELAGILESRGIATVETVEVDGQPQQVVTYTGLLPEFKKNLDKLAVNLAREINDLHRTGLSLIDINNPGQAPQDLPFFVDADALAADPNTKEYPTGANKLVVNPAIIASLDAIAAARPEAGGTAPEGNNKNALAIAELKYKVIPAGTGPHDFSETTTLDDFYRNLIGQLGVNGQEAERNTLNAESILSTVDNNRQSVSGVSIDEEMANLIKFQHAYNASARVMTSMDEILDKVINGMGRVGL; from the coding sequence ATGCGTTCGACGTTTCACTTGCTGGAAGTTAGCAAGCGCGGCCTGTTTGCCCAACAAAACGCGCTGAACGTGACCGGCCACAACATCGCCAACGCGAACACGGAGGGCTACACCCGGCAGCGCGCCAACATGCAGGCGACGCGGGGCATCCCCGTCCCGGGGATGAACAATGACCGGGCGCCCGGCCAGCTCGGCACGGGCGTGCATGTGACAGACTTGCAGCGCTTGCGCGAAGATTTTCTCGATGTGCAGTTTCGCAATGAAAACAAACGGTACGGCTACTGGGAAGCGAAACTGGACGCCATTCAAAAAATCGAGGATATCATGAACGAACCGTCGGAGACAGGCCTGCAAAAAGTGATGGACGAAATGTGGAAAGCGTGGCAGGACCTGTCGCAGGACACGCGGGACACGTCAGCGCGCGCCGTGCTGCGCGAACGCTCGATTGCCGTAGCCGACACCTTTGCCAGCATCTACAATCATCTGGAGGAAGTGCAGCGCGACCTTGACAACGTGCTGGGCGTGAAAGTGAGAGAGGTCGATTCGCTGGCCCGGCAGATCGCTGAGTTGAACAACCAGATCGCCAATGTGGTGCCGCACGGCTATCAGCCCAACGACCTGTACGACCAGCGCGACGTCCTCCTGGACAAATTGTCGAAGATCGTCTCGATTAACGTCACCCCGGGTGACAACGGCATGGTGAATGTAACCATCGAGGGGCAGGCACTGGTAACCGGCCGGACCTCCGTGGCGATGGAGGCGGTGCAGAACCAGACTACCGGCTTGTTGGACATTCGGCTGGGGGGAGCGGAGTTTATCCCGACTGACGGAGAACTGGCCGGGATCCTGGAGTCCCGCGGGATCGCCACCGTGGAGACGGTCGAGGTGGACGGCCAGCCGCAGCAAGTGGTGACCTACACAGGTTTGCTGCCTGAATTTAAAAAGAACTTGGACAAGCTGGCGGTCAATCTCGCGCGGGAAATCAACGACCTGCACCGCACCGGATTAAGTTTGATTGACATCAACAATCCCGGCCAGGCACCGCAGGATCTGCCGTTTTTTGTCGATGCGGATGCGCTGGCTGCGGATCCGAACACCAAAGAGTACCCGACAGGGGCGAACAAGCTGGTGGTCAATCCGGCGATCATCGCCAGCCTTGATGCAATCGCCGCCGCCCGTCCGGAAGCTGGCGGCACCGCGCCGGAGGGGAATAACAAGAATGCGCTGGCGATTGCCGAACTGAAGTATAAAGTGATTCCAGCCGGTACCGGTCCCCATGATTTCAGCGAGACTACGACGCTTGACGACTTTTACCGCAATCTGATCGGCCAACTGGGCGTGAACGGTCAGGAAGCGGAGCGCAATACGCTGAACGCCGAGTCCATCCTCAGTACAGTGGACAACAACCGGCAGTCCGTCTCGGGCGTTTCGATCGACGAAGAGATGGCCAATCTGATCAAATTCCAGCACGCCTACAACGCTTCCGCCCGGGTGATGACGAGCATGGATGAGATCCTCGACAAAGTGATTAACGGCATGGGCCGGGTCGGGCTCTAG